One part of the Bacteroidia bacterium genome encodes these proteins:
- a CDS encoding DUF1501 domain-containing protein, translated as MSNRRDFLKISSLASASVLLPNFLKSTGKADFASSTKGKVLVVIQLSGGNDGLNTVVPFRNDIYYENRPKLGLAKEEVLQMNDELGLHPSLEGMMNLYDEGEVSVINSVGYPNPNRSHFRSMDIWHSASRSDQYLQSGWIGRFLDSACDKGNISPHSAIELSDSLSLALKGKQIKGLATNNPKTLFQATRDPFIQVLAKQPQQKHEDHPNIDYLHKTLIEASSSAKYLHEKSKIYKSWASYPANKFGKRLKTISELIISGSNTRVYYVSHSGFDTHVNQKGQHARLLEQYDKGISAFVEDLKKNDRFKDVMIMTFSEFGRRVKQNAGGGTDHGTANNLFLMGGDLKKAGVYNKAPNLKELDKGDLKFEIDFRRVYASLLDNWLEVDSEGILGESFKKLKVV; from the coding sequence ATGTCAAATCGCAGAGATTTTTTAAAAATAAGTTCCCTGGCTTCGGCCTCAGTTCTCTTACCCAATTTCCTAAAAAGCACCGGAAAGGCTGATTTTGCTTCTTCTACCAAAGGCAAGGTCTTAGTCGTAATCCAACTTTCAGGAGGCAATGATGGATTGAATACGGTGGTTCCTTTCAGAAATGATATTTACTATGAAAATCGACCCAAACTAGGATTGGCTAAAGAAGAAGTTTTGCAGATGAATGATGAGCTAGGACTCCACCCTTCCCTGGAAGGAATGATGAATCTATATGATGAAGGGGAAGTCAGTGTCATCAATAGCGTGGGCTATCCCAATCCCAATCGCTCGCATTTCCGATCCATGGACATTTGGCACAGCGCCAGTCGTTCCGATCAGTATTTGCAAAGTGGATGGATCGGCCGATTTCTCGACTCAGCCTGTGATAAGGGGAACATTAGCCCTCACTCGGCCATAGAACTTTCAGACAGCCTTAGTCTTGCCTTAAAAGGAAAGCAAATCAAAGGCCTGGCTACGAATAATCCCAAAACTCTGTTTCAGGCTACGCGCGATCCCTTTATCCAGGTATTGGCCAAACAGCCACAGCAAAAGCATGAAGATCATCCCAATATCGATTACCTCCACAAAACCCTGATTGAGGCTAGTTCTTCCGCAAAATATCTGCACGAAAAATCCAAGATTTATAAATCCTGGGCTTCTTATCCGGCCAATAAGTTTGGGAAGCGACTCAAAACCATTTCCGAACTCATCATTTCCGGCAGCAATACCCGGGTCTACTATGTTTCCCATTCCGGTTTTGATACCCATGTAAATCAAAAAGGACAGCATGCCAGACTCCTTGAGCAATATGACAAAGGTATTTCAGCTTTTGTCGAAGATTTGAAGAAGAATGATCGATTCAAGGATGTTATGATCATGACTTTCTCTGAATTTGGCAGAAGGGTAAAGCAAAATGCTGGCGGAGGAACAGATCACGGAACGGCCAACAATCTCTTTCTGATGGGTGGGGATCTGAAAAAGGCTGGGGTTTATAACAAAGCTCCCAATCTTAAAGAACTCGATAAAGGAGACTTGAAATTTGAGATTGATTTTCGAAGAGTATATGCCTCTTTATTAGACAATTGGTTGGAGGTAGATTCGGAGGGGATTTTAGGGGAAAGTTTTAAGAAACTTAAAGTCGTTTAG
- the nth gene encoding endonuclease III, with protein sequence MNKKEKAHFVIEKLEALYPETPVPLDHQDPYTLLIAVLLSAQCTDIRVNQITPLLFERADTPQAMIGLEVDEIRQIIRPCGLSPRKSKAISELSHILLDKHKGIVPQSFEDLEELPGVGHKTASVVMSQAFGVPAFPVDTHIHRLMDRWTLSTGKNVVQTEKDAKRLFPEEKWNKLHLQIIFFGREYCPARGHKPTECPICSVIGRRTMFK encoded by the coding sequence ATGAATAAAAAGGAAAAAGCACATTTTGTTATAGAGAAACTCGAAGCACTTTATCCTGAAACTCCAGTCCCACTCGACCATCAGGATCCCTACACTTTATTGATAGCAGTTCTCCTCTCGGCTCAGTGTACAGACATCCGTGTAAATCAGATCACGCCTCTTTTATTTGAAAGAGCAGACACTCCTCAGGCCATGATCGGACTGGAGGTAGATGAAATCAGACAAATCATCAGACCTTGTGGCCTTTCGCCCAGGAAATCAAAAGCTATCTCAGAGCTATCCCATATCCTGTTAGATAAACATAAGGGAATCGTTCCGCAAAGTTTTGAGGATTTGGAAGAATTGCCCGGGGTAGGACATAAAACAGCTTCGGTCGTGATGTCTCAGGCATTTGGGGTTCCGGCATTTCCGGTTGATACTCACATTCATCGTTTGATGGATCGCTGGACCTTGAGCACAGGGAAAAACGTCGTGCAAACAGAGAAAGATGCCAAGCGACTTTTTCCCGAAGAAAAATGGAACAAACTTCATTTGCAGATCATCTTTTTTGGAAGAGAATATTGTCCTGCACGTGGCCATAAACCTACAGAATGTCCGATCTGTAGTGTCATTGGGAGAAGAACTATGTTCAAATAG
- a CDS encoding putative DNA binding domain-containing protein, whose protein sequence is MPGEIRASKDSDLISFLKKNPIFQQLSEEELKELCFISRLKTYSQNELVFSEDQPAHYLFVVAEGNFQLNSHNQDYKVMMPGELFGEIGIINNSVRSGSVRAIEEASVVQLSGESLYDASQISTELALKVTRLLAKRITDYLRTREQVSSAELIEEGEKDFVEFKSTMRFNLKSGQKDKAMEMAVLKSMAAFLNSRGGTLFVGVDDEGNPIGIEKDGFPNEDKYMLHLTNMIKNRMGSEHSDFINYEVIRYKGHNILRVDCEPATQAVYIKDGDKDHFYVRVGPSTLNMRLSKVHDYIMQRFENE, encoded by the coding sequence ATGCCAGGAGAAATACGTGCATCCAAAGACAGCGACTTGATCAGCTTTCTTAAGAAGAATCCCATCTTCCAACAATTGTCGGAAGAAGAGTTAAAAGAACTCTGCTTTATTTCCCGGCTTAAAACCTATTCACAAAATGAACTGGTCTTTTCAGAGGATCAACCCGCGCACTACCTTTTTGTTGTGGCTGAAGGCAACTTTCAGCTAAATAGCCATAATCAGGACTATAAGGTTATGATGCCCGGAGAACTTTTCGGAGAAATTGGGATCATCAATAATTCTGTAAGATCGGGATCGGTGAGGGCGATTGAGGAAGCTTCTGTAGTTCAGTTGAGTGGAGAATCCCTCTACGATGCCTCCCAGATCTCTACGGAACTTGCCCTTAAAGTCACGCGTTTGCTGGCGAAAAGGATCACCGATTACCTGCGTACACGAGAGCAGGTTTCTTCTGCCGAACTCATAGAAGAAGGGGAAAAGGATTTTGTAGAATTCAAATCTACGATGCGGTTTAACCTGAAAAGTGGACAAAAAGACAAGGCTATGGAGATGGCGGTGCTCAAAAGTATGGCTGCCTTTTTAAATAGCCGGGGTGGGACCTTATTTGTAGGGGTAGATGATGAGGGCAATCCCATCGGTATTGAAAAAGACGGTTTTCCCAATGAAGACAAATATATGCTCCATCTGACCAATATGATCAAAAATCGAATGGGCAGCGAGCACTCTGATTTTATCAACTATGAGGTGATTCGGTATAAGGGCCACAATATCCTTCGGGTAGATTGTGAACCGGCTACCCAAGCTGTGTATATCAAAGATGGAGATAAGGATCATTTCTATGTTCGGGTCGGACCTTCTACCCTCAATATGCGGCTCAGTAAGGTTCATGACTATATCATGCAACGATTTGAAAATGAGTAA
- a CDS encoding DinB family protein, which translates to MEDRLAEWVSGVRENSRLFEERFKGLDKDRLNWKPNPDKWSVGQNIDHLIQISRSFYPHIEKVNRGEYKKPFMGRFKFLVNFFERVILNAIEPDNPRKTKTFPVWEPDLSNVEENILDQFLEEQEALVSMFESSKNQLGKGIVIYSPASKKLVYSLEGVFDILVKHQLRHLRQAEKVLDARRAFPDKMNGI; encoded by the coding sequence ATGGAAGATCGTTTAGCAGAATGGGTAAGTGGCGTAAGAGAAAACAGCCGGCTTTTTGAGGAAAGGTTCAAAGGACTGGACAAGGACAGGCTTAACTGGAAGCCCAATCCTGATAAATGGAGCGTAGGTCAAAATATAGATCACCTGATTCAGATCAGTCGAAGTTTCTATCCGCATATTGAAAAGGTAAACAGGGGCGAATACAAAAAACCTTTTATGGGCAGATTTAAATTTCTGGTCAATTTCTTTGAACGGGTAATCCTGAATGCCATCGAACCGGACAATCCCAGAAAAACCAAAACCTTTCCGGTTTGGGAACCGGATCTGAGTAATGTAGAGGAAAATATTTTAGATCAATTTCTGGAGGAACAGGAAGCCCTGGTTTCCATGTTTGAAAGCAGTAAGAATCAGTTGGGGAAAGGAATTGTTATTTATTCTCCAGCCAGTAAGAAACTGGTTTATTCTCTTGAAGGAGTCTTTGATATCCTGGTGAAACATCAACTCAGGCATTTGCGTCAGGCAGAAAAAGTTCTGGATGCGCGCAGAGCCTTTCCTGATAAAATGAATGGAATTTAG
- a CDS encoding DUF1800 domain-containing protein, with the protein MIAKQQQIQHLYQRAGFGLRPDELAKKEGSSIPKLVEELFRDSEKVSQLGFISDPLKGRSDKEVKDLKLAVLFVKSFQQLQKLNLHWMDKMATDPGQLRERMTFFWHNHFATHVKISWLMQVQNNTLRKHALGNFRKMLHAIAKDPAMLIYLNNQQNTKKAPNENFAREVMELFTLGEGKYTEQDIKESARAFTGWKTNRRGQYEFNRKQHDFGEKTFMGKKGNFSGEEIIDMILDKPECAEFITRKVYQYFVNPIVDEKIVKKLAKEFYKSDYDISTLLLNIFLSDWFYEEKNRGCLIKSPVELIVSYKRLLDIEMRNERFLLQNQRLLGQMLFNPPNVAGWPHATEWIDSSSLMIRMRLPGIIFGMDEFDIEVDPEYESMGVEDNKVWVPKRQKAHANWRPILKHFRNVPTKDLAEAIVNSLILSPKDRIDLKAMRDFADNNDRESLIKTLFIRCMALPEFQSC; encoded by the coding sequence ATGATAGCTAAACAACAACAAATACAGCACCTCTATCAGCGTGCAGGCTTTGGGCTAAGACCCGATGAACTGGCAAAGAAAGAGGGCAGTAGCATCCCCAAACTGGTAGAGGAACTATTCAGAGATTCTGAAAAGGTTTCGCAGCTAGGTTTCATCTCAGATCCCCTTAAAGGTCGTTCCGATAAAGAAGTCAAGGACCTCAAGCTCGCAGTCCTTTTCGTCAAATCTTTCCAGCAACTCCAGAAACTCAATTTACACTGGATGGATAAGATGGCGACTGATCCCGGACAGCTTCGGGAGCGCATGACTTTCTTTTGGCACAATCACTTTGCCACCCATGTCAAGATCTCCTGGCTGATGCAGGTCCAGAACAATACCCTCCGCAAACATGCACTGGGCAACTTCCGGAAAATGTTGCATGCCATCGCCAAGGATCCAGCCATGCTCATTTACCTCAACAACCAACAGAATACCAAAAAAGCTCCCAATGAAAATTTCGCTCGCGAAGTTATGGAGCTATTCACTTTGGGAGAAGGGAAATATACAGAGCAGGACATCAAGGAGTCAGCACGGGCATTTACCGGTTGGAAAACCAATCGGAGGGGGCAGTATGAATTTAACAGGAAGCAGCATGATTTCGGAGAAAAGACCTTCATGGGAAAGAAAGGCAATTTTAGCGGAGAAGAAATCATCGATATGATTCTGGACAAACCGGAGTGCGCGGAGTTCATCACCCGAAAAGTCTATCAGTATTTCGTGAATCCCATTGTGGATGAGAAAATCGTAAAAAAACTCGCCAAAGAGTTTTACAAGAGCGACTATGATATTAGCACCCTCTTACTTAATATCTTTCTTTCGGACTGGTTTTATGAAGAAAAGAATCGGGGATGTCTGATCAAATCGCCAGTCGAACTGATTGTCAGTTATAAGCGTTTGCTCGACATTGAAATGAGAAACGAACGCTTTCTCCTTCAAAATCAGCGCCTTTTGGGTCAAATGCTTTTCAATCCGCCCAATGTAGCCGGATGGCCCCACGCAACAGAATGGATCGATAGTAGCTCGCTCATGATCCGCATGCGTCTGCCGGGCATCATATTTGGCATGGATGAATTTGACATTGAAGTGGATCCGGAATATGAAAGCATGGGAGTTGAGGATAATAAAGTCTGGGTACCCAAACGACAAAAAGCACATGCAAATTGGAGACCCATCCTGAAACATTTTCGCAATGTTCCGACAAAAGACTTGGCAGAAGCTATCGTCAACAGCCTCATTCTTTCGCCCAAAGATAGAATTGACCTAAAAGCCATGAGAGACTTTGCAGATAATAATGACAGGGAAAGTTTGATCAAGACCCTCTTCATTCGATGCATGGCTTTGCCCGAATTTCAGAGCTGCTAA
- a CDS encoding NADH-quinone oxidoreductase subunit J produces the protein MEFSGLHISFAAFALISLGAALGLALSKRFIYAAFLLFALLFGVAAIFIFAGAELLAVAQLIVYVGGILILLVFGIMLTRKRISGFAETALHQSIPSALLGIGTAAVLLFVFLQVDWENLDWIQNSGPVESGLDNPQMIGKQLLSSYLLPFELMGILLLLALIGAAYIAKEKA, from the coding sequence ATGGAATTTAGTGGCCTTCATATCAGTTTCGCAGCATTTGCACTCATTTCTCTGGGAGCAGCTCTGGGCCTTGCCCTGAGTAAACGCTTTATCTATGCCGCTTTTCTTTTATTTGCCCTGCTTTTTGGAGTGGCTGCGATATTCATTTTTGCAGGAGCCGAATTACTGGCCGTTGCCCAACTCATTGTTTATGTAGGGGGAATCCTCATCCTTCTGGTCTTTGGAATCATGCTCACCCGAAAGCGAATCTCGGGATTTGCTGAAACTGCCTTGCACCAGAGTATTCCTTCAGCATTGCTTGGCATAGGGACGGCAGCAGTACTCTTATTTGTCTTTCTTCAGGTGGATTGGGAAAATCTGGACTGGATACAAAATAGTGGTCCAGTAGAAAGTGGATTAGATAATCCACAAATGATTGGAAAACAATTGCTGAGTAGTTACCTGCTTCCTTTTGAACTAATGGGAATTTTGCTTTTGCTGGCACTAATCGGAGCCGCTTATATCGCTAAAGAAAAAGCCTAG
- the ftcD gene encoding glutamate formimidoyltransferase: MALIECIPNFSEGQNAEVIEAIAASIRSVEGVKLLHIDPGHSANRTVMTFAGEVEPVVEAAYQAVKTASSLIDMRKHTGTHPRMGAVDVCPLVPISGISTEELIPYAETLAKRIAEELGIPIYLYEENARDEDRKNLARIRAGEYEGFRDKIKLPGWEPDFGPAQFNAKSGQTVLGVRKFLVAYNINLKTKSVKKANAIAFDIREIGRVKKVKGKIQRDEEGKALRIPGMCKSLKAIGWFIEEYKFAQVSTNLTDLSQCAIHEAYEAAKLSAEKRKIKIRGSELIGLIPKEALLTAGKFYAEKLGKHMTEEREFLLYAVKQLGLDDLGPFNIEERVLEYVWEKS, encoded by the coding sequence ATGGCACTGATCGAATGTATTCCCAATTTCAGTGAGGGCCAAAATGCAGAAGTTATTGAGGCTATTGCAGCAAGTATTCGTTCTGTCGAAGGCGTAAAACTCCTGCACATAGATCCCGGACATTCTGCAAATCGTACGGTTATGACCTTTGCAGGGGAAGTTGAGCCGGTAGTGGAGGCCGCCTATCAGGCTGTAAAAACAGCGAGCAGCCTGATCGATATGCGAAAACATACAGGGACTCACCCTAGAATGGGAGCGGTTGATGTCTGTCCTTTGGTACCTATAAGCGGAATCAGTACAGAAGAACTTATCCCCTATGCCGAAACTTTAGCTAAGAGAATTGCAGAGGAACTTGGTATCCCTATATATCTGTATGAAGAGAATGCCCGAGATGAGGATCGAAAAAATCTTGCAAGAATCCGTGCTGGAGAATATGAAGGATTTCGAGACAAAATTAAGCTACCCGGATGGGAGCCTGATTTTGGGCCGGCTCAGTTCAATGCAAAATCAGGCCAAACCGTCTTGGGCGTCCGTAAATTTCTGGTGGCTTATAACATAAACCTGAAAACTAAATCGGTCAAAAAAGCCAATGCTATTGCTTTTGATATTCGGGAGATTGGCCGAGTGAAAAAAGTGAAAGGAAAAATCCAGAGAGATGAGGAAGGCAAGGCCCTCAGAATTCCGGGCATGTGTAAATCCCTTAAGGCGATTGGTTGGTTTATCGAAGAATATAAATTTGCACAGGTTTCCACCAATCTGACAGACCTTTCCCAATGTGCCATTCACGAGGCTTATGAGGCTGCTAAACTTTCCGCCGAAAAAAGAAAAATAAAAATAAGGGGTTCAGAACTCATTGGGCTGATTCCTAAAGAGGCTCTTTTAACTGCCGGTAAATTTTATGCAGAAAAGCTGGGAAAGCATATGACCGAAGAAAGAGAGTTTCTATTATATGCGGTTAAACAATTGGGATTGGACGACCTTGGCCCTTTTAACATAGAGGAAAGAGTGCTGGAGTATGTATGGGAAAAAAGCTAG
- the pgi gene encoding glucose-6-phosphate isomerase, whose amino-acid sequence MLNEINPGSTRSWEKLSQHFEQMKATHMRDLFNSNAKRFEKFSLQFEDILLDYSKNIITAETLALLLSLADECELADSIIAMFAGGIINQTEKRAVLHTALRNRSNRPIHVNGKNIMEEVNSVLDRMEAFSNRLHSGEMKGFTGKPITSLVNIGIGGSDLGPVMVTEALKPYWKEGIEVHYVSNVDGTHISEILKKVDPETTLFMIASKTFTTQETMTNARSAREWFLQTASDSSFIKDHFIALSTNQEKVEEFGIDPANMFGFWDWVGGRYSLWSAIGMSISCTIGFDNFKQLLEGAHAMDEHFRNTPFEENLPVILALIGIWYNNFYGAETEAILPYDQYMHRFPAYFQQGNMESNGKYVGRDGKSVSYQTGPIIWGEPGTNGQHAFYQLIHQGTKMIPADFLAPAVSHNPIGDHHPKLMANFFAQTEALMKGKTEAEVVGELKEAGKSEKEIEFLTPFKVFEGNKPTNSILFKELNPRTLGSLIAMYEHKIFVQGAIWNIFSFDQWGVELGKQLAKKILPELEDGIAVNTHDVSTNGLINAYKKMR is encoded by the coding sequence ATGCTAAATGAAATCAACCCAGGCTCAACCCGTAGTTGGGAAAAATTATCCCAGCACTTTGAGCAAATGAAAGCGACTCATATGCGAGATCTTTTCAACTCAAATGCAAAAAGATTTGAGAAGTTCTCCCTCCAATTTGAAGATATACTCCTCGATTATTCGAAAAATATAATTACAGCCGAGACCCTCGCGCTTTTGCTTTCTCTGGCAGATGAATGTGAGCTTGCCGACAGCATCATCGCCATGTTTGCCGGAGGTATAATCAACCAAACGGAAAAACGTGCGGTACTTCATACTGCTCTTAGAAACAGAAGCAATCGCCCCATCCATGTGAATGGAAAAAACATCATGGAAGAGGTCAATTCAGTCCTGGACCGCATGGAAGCTTTTAGCAATCGCCTCCATAGTGGAGAAATGAAGGGCTTCACAGGAAAACCCATCACTTCCCTTGTAAATATCGGAATTGGGGGATCAGATCTGGGTCCCGTGATGGTAACTGAAGCTTTGAAGCCTTATTGGAAAGAGGGAATAGAGGTACACTATGTGTCCAATGTCGATGGCACGCATATCAGTGAGATTTTGAAAAAGGTAGATCCGGAAACTACTCTTTTCATGATTGCTTCAAAGACCTTCACCACCCAGGAAACCATGACCAATGCAAGGTCTGCTCGCGAATGGTTCCTGCAAACTGCCAGCGATTCTTCTTTCATCAAAGATCATTTCATTGCGCTTTCTACCAATCAGGAAAAAGTAGAAGAATTTGGGATCGATCCCGCCAATATGTTTGGTTTCTGGGATTGGGTAGGGGGAAGGTATTCCCTTTGGTCCGCCATCGGTATGTCCATTTCCTGTACCATTGGATTTGACAATTTCAAGCAATTGCTGGAAGGGGCACATGCTATGGACGAGCACTTCAGAAATACACCTTTCGAAGAAAACCTTCCGGTCATCCTCGCCCTGATTGGCATTTGGTACAATAATTTTTACGGAGCAGAAACAGAAGCTATCCTTCCTTACGATCAATACATGCATCGATTCCCGGCCTATTTCCAGCAAGGAAATATGGAGAGTAATGGGAAGTATGTCGGCAGAGATGGCAAGTCTGTTTCTTATCAGACCGGACCGATCATTTGGGGAGAACCAGGTACCAATGGACAGCATGCTTTTTATCAGTTGATTCATCAGGGTACAAAAATGATTCCTGCTGACTTTCTAGCTCCTGCCGTTTCCCACAATCCTATCGGTGATCACCATCCAAAATTGATGGCTAATTTCTTTGCACAGACAGAGGCCTTGATGAAAGGGAAAACCGAAGCAGAAGTTGTGGGAGAATTGAAGGAAGCGGGCAAAAGTGAAAAAGAAATAGAATTTCTGACTCCTTTCAAGGTATTCGAGGGAAATAAGCCGACCAACTCCATACTTTTCAAAGAACTTAATCCCCGTACGCTGGGAAGTCTTATTGCTATGTATGAACATAAGATTTTCGTACAGGGCGCCATCTGGAATATCTTCAGTTTTGACCAGTGGGGAGTTGAGCTGGGAAAACAATTGGCCAAAAAGATCCTGCCGGAACTGGAAGACGGTATCGCGGTCAATACCCATGACGTTTCGACCAATGGGCTGATCAATGCGTACAAAAAAATGCGCTAG
- a CDS encoding DUF2911 domain-containing protein: MSTRRIILLLILGIVLAFGGYIAYTLATTRNHSPKSTAEYSKEGLEMSVVYCRPFKKGRLIFGSSADGALQPYGEYWRMGANEATQIKINQTVNFGGQELGAGEYVVYAIPGESNWTIGLNTELGRWGAFEVDHELDVMQVEVSSGTASSEFEQFTIEFEEVDANTVHMNLMWDKTKVPVPIVRNS, from the coding sequence ATGAGTACGCGACGTATTATTTTACTCCTTATCCTGGGCATCGTCCTCGCCTTTGGAGGCTATATTGCCTACACATTAGCTACTACAAGAAATCATAGTCCTAAATCTACTGCAGAGTATTCTAAAGAAGGACTGGAAATGTCTGTGGTATATTGCCGTCCCTTTAAAAAAGGCAGATTGATCTTTGGTTCTTCTGCTGATGGTGCTCTTCAGCCTTATGGAGAGTATTGGAGAATGGGGGCCAATGAAGCCACTCAGATAAAAATCAATCAGACAGTAAACTTTGGGGGACAGGAATTAGGGGCTGGAGAATATGTAGTTTATGCTATTCCTGGAGAATCCAATTGGACCATCGGTCTCAATACTGAATTGGGAAGATGGGGAGCCTTTGAGGTTGACCATGAGTTGGATGTCATGCAAGTGGAAGTTTCTTCCGGAACTGCCAGTTCAGAATTTGAGCAGTTTACCATCGAATTTGAAGAAGTAGACGCTAATACGGTTCACATGAATCTGATGTGGGACAAAACCAAAGTGCCTGTGCCGATTGTAAGAAATTCCTGA
- a CDS encoding DUF4105 domain-containing protein: MKKFSILLLFLPMLLAARPLSNQARISLITCAPGNEIYSAFGHSAIRVYDPLNRIDMVYGYGTFDFSDPMFLPKFIQRDLMYFLDVDQYPQFKYAYEYFQRSFDEQIFDLDSAQNQRIYDFLENNMRPENRFYLYDFFFDNCATRIRDVVYNELEGELIIPNKDEPSEFTFRNILDQYLMESPWMDFGIDLALGAVVDVKATPWEQTFHPDYLSSVIGGASLKNGKALVANKQNLYNAPSPLTKGNPFTAPLTISIIALLAVGFFSWKNRELAKKRFIGDGIFFTVLGLGGLLLFFLWFGTDHIATKQNWNLLWFLPTHLVAGILLFRKNKAPWLKTYFIISGGMAVLVLLGWYVIPQAFHIAFIPLLLIIALRAWILFKKLPAEVKT; encoded by the coding sequence ATGAAAAAGTTTAGCATACTACTCCTTTTTTTACCGATGCTTCTGGCAGCTCGGCCCCTATCCAATCAAGCCAGGATTAGCCTCATTACCTGTGCACCGGGAAATGAAATTTACTCGGCTTTTGGGCATAGTGCCATTCGTGTCTATGATCCTCTCAATCGAATAGATATGGTGTATGGATATGGGACCTTCGATTTCTCGGATCCCATGTTTCTCCCCAAATTTATTCAACGGGATCTGATGTATTTTCTGGATGTGGATCAGTATCCGCAATTCAAGTATGCTTACGAATATTTTCAGCGGTCCTTTGATGAGCAGATTTTCGATTTGGATTCAGCTCAAAATCAGCGGATTTATGATTTTCTGGAAAACAATATGCGACCGGAGAATCGCTTTTATCTCTATGATTTTTTCTTTGACAATTGTGCCACACGTATCAGAGATGTAGTCTACAATGAATTGGAGGGAGAATTGATAATCCCCAATAAAGACGAACCCTCAGAATTTACTTTTCGGAATATTCTCGATCAGTATTTGATGGAAAGTCCCTGGATGGATTTTGGGATTGACCTTGCATTGGGGGCGGTAGTGGATGTGAAAGCTACTCCCTGGGAGCAGACCTTTCATCCGGATTATCTTTCCTCTGTGATTGGTGGAGCCAGCTTAAAGAATGGGAAAGCTCTGGTAGCCAATAAACAGAATCTGTATAACGCACCTTCTCCCCTCACCAAAGGAAATCCTTTTACGGCCCCGCTTACCATAAGTATTATTGCTTTGCTGGCTGTGGGATTTTTTAGTTGGAAAAATCGGGAACTAGCCAAAAAGAGATTTATCGGTGATGGGATTTTCTTTACTGTGCTGGGGCTCGGAGGTTTGCTATTGTTCTTTTTATGGTTCGGTACAGACCATATTGCCACTAAACAAAATTGGAATTTACTATGGTTTCTTCCTACTCATCTGGTGGCTGGAATTCTTCTGTTTAGAAAAAATAAAGCTCCCTGGTTAAAGACCTATTTCATAATTAGTGGGGGAATGGCCGTATTGGTACTGCTAGGCTGGTATGTGATTCCTCAGGCTTTTCACATAGCCTTTATCCCTCTTTTGCTCATCATCGCTTTGAGAGCCTGGATATTGTTCAAAAAACTGCCAGCAGAAGTGAAGACGTGA